A section of the Rhodopirellula halodulae genome encodes:
- the glgC gene encoding glucose-1-phosphate adenylyltransferase, with the protein MMRQTVTVILAGGRGSRLEPLTRDRAKPAVPIGGAYRIIDFVLSNCLNSGMRRLLLLTQYKAQSLDRHINVAWRNYFCRELGEFIDVVPPQQRIDDNWYQGTADAVYQNIYAIEREAPEYVVILAGDHLYKMNYESMVNFHHRKGADVTVGALRVRRDEARQFGVMQVDTDNRLVEFQEKPENPRPTLDDPDVCLASMGIYVFNTRFLFERLCDDATQHDSAHDFGKNIIPGAIEDSQVFAFPFVDENHKREAYWRDVGTLDAYYEANMDLVGVDPQLNLYDRQWPIRSFQPQLPPPKFVFGSEGRSTRRGEALDSIVCQGAIISGGCVRRSVIGAGCRINSYAQVEDSILFDDVNVGRHSRIRRAIIDKGVHIPPETEIGYDLAMDRARGLTITDSGLVVIARGEMIAPPVNGNRANDPTSSLTS; encoded by the coding sequence ATGATGCGACAAACAGTGACGGTGATTCTGGCCGGAGGCCGCGGCTCGCGGCTGGAACCGCTGACCCGTGATCGTGCGAAACCGGCCGTTCCCATCGGAGGTGCCTACCGCATCATCGATTTCGTTCTTAGCAATTGCCTCAACAGCGGTATGCGGCGTCTGCTGTTGCTGACGCAATACAAAGCCCAGTCGTTGGACCGACACATCAATGTTGCTTGGCGAAATTATTTTTGCCGTGAACTGGGCGAATTCATCGACGTTGTCCCGCCTCAACAGCGAATCGATGACAACTGGTACCAAGGCACCGCCGACGCCGTCTACCAAAACATCTATGCGATCGAACGCGAGGCCCCCGAGTACGTGGTCATTTTGGCTGGCGACCACCTCTACAAAATGAATTACGAGTCGATGGTGAACTTTCACCATCGCAAGGGAGCGGACGTGACCGTGGGTGCGTTGCGAGTTCGCCGTGACGAAGCCCGCCAATTTGGCGTCATGCAGGTCGACACCGACAACCGGTTGGTCGAATTCCAGGAAAAACCCGAAAATCCCCGCCCAACGCTGGACGACCCCGATGTCTGCTTGGCGTCCATGGGAATTTATGTGTTCAACACGCGATTCCTCTTTGAACGCTTGTGTGACGACGCGACTCAGCATGACAGCGCTCACGACTTCGGCAAAAACATCATTCCCGGTGCGATCGAGGACAGCCAAGTTTTCGCGTTCCCCTTCGTCGACGAAAACCACAAACGTGAAGCTTATTGGCGAGACGTGGGTACTCTGGACGCCTACTACGAAGCCAACATGGATTTGGTGGGAGTCGACCCGCAACTCAACCTGTACGACCGGCAGTGGCCCATCCGTTCGTTCCAACCGCAACTTCCGCCGCCAAAATTTGTGTTCGGTAGCGAAGGCCGATCGACGCGGCGTGGCGAAGCGTTGGATTCGATCGTATGCCAAGGCGCGATCATCAGCGGTGGTTGCGTACGCCGCAGCGTGATCGGGGCGGGATGTCGCATCAACAGTTACGCTCAGGTCGAAGACAGCATCCTGTTCGACGATGTAAATGTGGGTCGACATAGCCGAATACGTCGAGCAATCATCGATAAAGGTGTTCACATCCCACCGGAAACGGAAATTGGATATGATTTGGCGATGGATCGGGCTCGAGGCCTGACGATCACCGACAGCGGATTGGTGGTTATCGCTCGAGGCGAAATGATTGCTCCTCCGGTTAACGGAAATCGAGCGAACGACCCGACGTCCAGCCTGACTTCCTGA
- a CDS encoding GGDEF domain-containing protein, whose translation MNPSLIAAGLFFAAVLVAIGYIIGRRRRKPIASIPEGPIIQEDERQRMLGLLEGLSRWASEYSGNVSNYQSELGEISDAMRISIQQSRADSRGNRDNSAQQAADARMVTLINQIMSTNTELQVRLEAAEKQLEEQTEQIQSYLTEARTDGLTGLFNRRAFDQKLDETFGHYRSGGRLFTLILIDIDHFKMINDTHGHPVGDVVLQQIATRLGNGMQEAEMVARFGGEEFAIITTLPIRAAADKMNKLRDRIANDPISVGTAELQVTLSVGLSQPGDDLVIGPLVRRADEALYSAKNMGRNRVYYNDGNGAQLFGAPEVIRN comes from the coding sequence GTGAACCCGTCTTTGATTGCCGCTGGCCTATTCTTCGCCGCGGTCCTGGTTGCCATCGGGTACATCATTGGCCGCCGACGCCGCAAACCCATCGCGTCGATCCCGGAAGGCCCCATCATTCAAGAAGACGAGCGGCAACGCATGTTGGGACTGCTCGAAGGTCTTTCTCGTTGGGCCAGTGAATACTCGGGCAACGTTTCGAATTACCAAAGCGAGCTGGGTGAAATCAGCGATGCGATGCGGATCAGCATCCAACAATCGCGAGCGGACTCACGCGGCAACCGTGACAACTCCGCTCAGCAAGCCGCCGATGCTCGGATGGTGACGCTGATCAACCAAATCATGTCCACCAACACGGAACTGCAAGTCCGTTTGGAAGCCGCCGAAAAGCAACTCGAAGAACAAACCGAACAGATTCAATCTTATCTGACGGAAGCACGCACGGACGGGCTCACAGGACTGTTCAATCGCCGCGCCTTCGACCAGAAGCTGGATGAAACTTTTGGCCACTACCGCTCGGGCGGACGACTGTTCACGTTGATCCTGATCGACATTGATCACTTCAAGATGATCAACGACACCCACGGTCACCCCGTGGGCGATGTCGTGCTGCAGCAAATCGCCACACGACTTGGCAATGGAATGCAGGAAGCCGAAATGGTGGCGCGTTTCGGCGGAGAAGAATTCGCGATCATCACGACGCTGCCCATTCGCGCCGCGGCCGACAAGATGAACAAACTACGAGATCGCATTGCCAACGATCCCATCTCCGTCGGCACCGCTGAATTACAAGTCACGCTGAGCGTCGGTCTGAGCCAACCCGGTGACGATTTGGTGATCGGCCCGTTGGTGCGACGTGCGGACGAAGCCCTTTACTCGGCGAAAAACATGGGACGCAATCGGGTGTACTACAACGACGGCAACGGAGCCCAATTGTTTGGGGCTCCCGAAGTCATCCGCAATTGA